A region from the Ammospiza caudacuta isolate bAmmCau1 chromosome 4, bAmmCau1.pri, whole genome shotgun sequence genome encodes:
- the NPY2R gene encoding neuropeptide Y receptor type 2: MGPLEAVGEDNQTDEMKMELFSKLYLTRYTTPLNELALDPKPELKDSTTLVEVQIILIFAYCSIILLGVIGNSLVIHVIIKFKSMRTVTNFFIANLAVADLLVNTLCLPFTLVYTLLGEWKLGPVLCHLVPYAQALAVHVSTVTLTVIALDRHRCIVYHLESRISKQISFLIIGVAWAVSALLASPLAIFREYSLIEIIPDFKIVVCSEKWPGEGQLNYGTIYSISMLLIQYVLPLAVISYAYIRIWTKLKNHVSPGAGNDHYHHRRRKTTKMLVCVVVVFAVSWLPFHTFQLVSDIDSQVLDLKEYKLIYTVFHVIAMCSTFANPLLYGWMNNNYRTAFLTAFQCEQRLDSIHPEVSAAFKARKKLEAKRIQFPGDSFTQPTDV, encoded by the coding sequence ATGGGGCCCCTGGAAGCAGTAGGTGAGGACAACCAGACagatgaaatgaaaatggagCTGTTCAGTAAGCTGTACTTGACAAGATATACCACACCACTCAACGAATTGGCTCTGGACCCTAAACCAGAACTGAAGGACAGCACAACACTTGTTGAAGTACAGATAATTCTCATCTTTGCCTACTGCTCCATCATCCTGCTGGGAGTGATCGGAAACTCCCTCGTGATCCACGTGATCATCAAGTTCAAGAGCATGCGCACAGTGACTAACTTCTTCATTGCCAACCTGGCAGTGGCTGACCTGCTGGTGAACACGCTGTGCCTGCCCTTCACTTTGGTTTATACGCTCCTGGGCGAATGGAAGCTGGGCCCAGTGTTGTGCCACCTGGTGCCCTATGCCCAGGCCCTTGCTGTCCACGTGTCCACTGTCACTTTGACCGTGATCGCTCTGGATCGTCACCGCTGCATCGTCTACCACTTGGAAAGCAGAATCTCTAAGCAGATCAGCTTCCTGATTATAGGAGTTGCCTGGGCAGTCAGTGCCCTGCTGGCAAGTCCTCTGGCCATCTTCCGTGAGTACTCGTTGATTGAGATCATTCCTGACTTCAAGATTGTGGTCTGCTCTGAGAAGTGGCCAGGGGAGGGGCAGCTCAACTATGGCACCATCTACAGCATCTCCATGCTCCTGATCCAGTATGTTCTGCCTCTGGCAGTCATCTCCTATGCCTACATCCGTATTTGGACCAAGCTCAAGAACCACGTTAGCCCCGGGGCAGGGAATGACCACTATCACCACCGGCGCCGGAAAACCACCAAGATGCTGGTGTGTGTGGTTGTGGTGTTCGCTGTCAGCTGGCTGCCCTTTCACACCTTCCAGCTGGTCAGTGACATTGACAGTCAGGTGTTAGACCTGAAAGAGTACAAACTGATCTACACGGTGTTCCATGTCATTGCCATGTGCTCCACGTTTGCTAACCCCCTCCTCTATGGCTGGATGAACAACAACTACAGGACGGCCTTCCTCACGGCCTTCCAGTGTGAGCAGCGGCTGGACTCCATCCACCCCGAAGTATCGGCAGCTTTCAAAGCCAGGAAGAAGCTAGAAGCCAAGAGGATTCAGTTCCCTGGGGACTCTTTCACGCAACCTACCGATGTCTAA